A region from the Ptychodera flava strain L36383 chromosome 10, AS_Pfla_20210202, whole genome shotgun sequence genome encodes:
- the LOC139142338 gene encoding uncharacterized protein, protein MGQGAVLFAVLLIHNFALSMSDPGLYSNQDPNDVFEVLNPSNWTTSVSLTCNVSAGLSENKTFAWFKNGVQISSDVNLLPGGDVERLVDRDRYSVKTPQERGKSTLHFTGLTNETAEFDNGNYICAIIRQYNNSVNTNFTTRSNVTEQAPALTFDKFYGDLLANFSFYAEEHLAALSFRCGPRVADHAHGHCKVRPFIVGARPRNRVSEHPEEIHTATGTRNVSFLCNATLIPTTANYTWTVQGRGSTKLKVQIGNETFVLTNLNTTGEHAGTCAVHHGSSLQTSSHNQRVVSDSLASTTPLTTPKTTDPVKDVSEIFTFTVSESAGSSTTSKAQPPIPSTEQGETTFNLKKSPTSKLTTERTTMTMSTIKSTSATDIGGENTIVPIFESTRRSSARTRETLVATSTPPTTTAQSKNSSAKKTHTVTSVSSSPTSMTSTLHQTTNEETGASSKLSAAKLTTKPMSFPAISRTSTRKRSPIIIASIAQSTNPSTSSGRKTSIDSKKLTISTGNALSPTSATLPRISSTTKLRETSLPVATANGNSSSRFLFITSGLAAVTILFLLVLCSVTVFIIKTRKSKTHEFVVNEEETIPMNRVQSHRIRPKTSVQKNGGSPYERMNAVFESRSLSVKVSNSEQAVPGEAV, encoded by the coding sequence ATGGGCCAAGGAGCAGTGCTTTTTGCAGTTCTCCTCATCCACAACTTTGCGTTGTCGATGTCAGACCCCGGTCTTTATTCCAATCAGGATCCGAACGACGTCTTTGAGGTGCTGAACCCGTCTAACTGGACCACTTCGGTTTCTCTGACTTGCAATGTGTCCGCAGGATTGTCTGAAAACAAGACTTTTGCGTGGTTCAAGAATGGAGTTCAAATTAGTTCGGACGTAAACCTTCTACCCGGCGGTGATGTAGAAAGACTGGTCGACAGGGACCGATACAGCGTCAAAACACCACAAGAGAGAGGTAAATCCACTCTTCATTTTACTGGATTGACAAATGAAACGGCTGAATTTGATAATGGGAACTACATTTGCGCAATAATTCGTCAGTATAATAATAGTGTGAATACGAATTTTACAACCCGATCTAACGTCACCGAACAGGCCCCTGCTCtgacatttgacaaattttacgGTGATCTGCTGGCGAACTTCAGTTTCTACGCCGAAGAGCACTTAGCGGCCTTGAGCTTCCGATGTGGGCCGAGAGTTGCCGATCACGCGCACGGACATTGCAAGGTGAGGCCGTTCATCGTTGGCGCGCGTCCGCGCAACCGTGTAAGCGAACATCCCGAGGAAATTCACACGGCCACCGGTACCCGCAATGTGTCATTTCTATGCAATGCGACCCTTATTCCAACAACCGCGAATTACACATGGACAGTTCAAGGTCGCGGGAGCACGAAGCTTAAAGTTCAGATCGGAAACGAGACCTTTGTTTTGACCAACCTGAACACCACAGGTGAACACGCGGGAACATGCGCTGTTCATCATGGCTCGAGTTTACAAACTTCAAGTCACAACCAACGTGTCGTTTCTGATTCCCTTGCGTCAACAACGCCGCTTACGACACCGAAAACAACCGACCCTGTGAAAGATGTTTCGGAGATATTCACTTTCACCGTTTCTGAATCGGCGGGAAGTTCAACAACATCGAAAGCGCAGCCACCAATTCCTTCTACTGAACAAGGAGAAACTACCTTTAACCTCAAAAAATCACCGACCTCAAAGTTGACAACGGAACGAACGACAATGACAATGTCGACAATAAAATCAACATCAGCCACTGACATTGGAGGCGAAAACACGATAGTCCCAATTTTCGAATCCACCCGCAGATCATCGGCACGGACGCGAGAGACGCTTGTCGCTACTTCAACGCCGCCGACAACGACCGCACAGTCAAAAAACAGTAGTGCCAAGAAAACACACACTGTAACCTCCGTCTCAAGTTCGCCGACTTCAATGACGTCTACACTGCATCAGACAACGAATGAAGAAACCGGCGCTTCTTCTAAATTGTCGGCCGCAAAGCTGACTACAAAGCCAATGAGTTTCCCGGCAATTAGTCGCACTTCGACAAGGAAGAGATCCCCTATCATTATTGCAAGCATCGCTCAATCTACTAATCCATCGACCTCATCAGGGAGGAAGACATCCATAGACAGCAAAAAGCTGACTATTTCGACGGGAAATGCCTTGTCTCCAACATCTGCAACTCTGCCACGAATTTCTTCGACAACCAAGTTAAGAGAGACAAGTTTACCAGTAGCGACGGCCAATGGTAACTCCAGCTCGCGTTTTTTATTCATTACTTCTGGACTCGCCGCTGTCACAATCCTATTTCTCCTCGTATTGTGTTCCGTGACCGTGTTTATTATCAAAACCCGAAAATCAAAGACGCATGAATTCGTCGTGAACGAAGAGGAGACCATCCCGATGAATAGAGTTCAGTCACACCGGATAAGACCGAAGACCAGCGTGCAGAAAAACGGAGGTTCGCCGTACGAAAGGATGAACGCGGTGTTCGAGTCCAGGTCGCTGTCCGTGAAAGTCAGTAACTCGGAGCAAGCAGTGCCCGGGGAAGCGGTGTAA